In Anopheles gambiae chromosome 2, idAnoGambNW_F1_1, whole genome shotgun sequence, a single window of DNA contains:
- the LOC1278426 gene encoding coatomer subunit beta' isoform X2, with protein sequence MPLRLDIKRRLTSRSDRVKSVDLHPTEPWMLCALYNGHVHVMNYENQQLVKDFEVCDLPVRCARFVARKNWILTGSDDMQVRVFNYNTLEKVHSFEAHTDYVRCIAVHPTQPLILTCSDDMLVKLWNWEKMWAVQRVFEGHTHYVMQVVFNPKDNNTFASASLDRTVKVWQLGSNVPNFTLEGHEKGVNCVDYYHGGDKPYLISGADDRLVKIWDYQNKTCVQTLEGHAQNVSAVYFHPELPILLTGSEDGTIRIWHSGTYRLETSLNYGFERVWTIACMRGTNNVALGYDEGSIIIKVGREEPAMSMDVNGGKIVWARHSEMQQVNLKALPEGTEIKDGERLPVAVKDMGACEIYPQTIAHNPNGRFVVVCGDGEYIIYTSMALRNKAFGSAQEFVWASENSEYAVRESSGTVKLFRNFKERKSFTPDYGAEGIFGGQLLGVKTSSGLTFYDWENLELIRRIEVQPRHVFWNEAGTLVCLATEDSYFILKVDIGMIQNALATKQQLGEDGIEEAFDVLGEVNELVRTGLWVGDCFIYTNSVNRINYYVGGEIVTVSHLDRTMYLLGYVPKDNRLYLGDKELNVTSFALLLSVLEYQTAVMRRDFETADRVLPTIPKEHRTRVAHFLEMQGFRQQALQVSIDPEHRFELALKIGDLDTALMLARESDSPQKWSQLAGIATSKNKFDLVKECLTNANDYGGLLLLATSTGDADMLRNLGENGVTQGKFNISFLSMFLLGDLEKCLEILIQTNRIPEAAFFARTYLPSKISHVLDIWRTELAKINEKAGQSLADPQQYENLFPGFYDSVKTQQFLLPERSTLLPANVATKVPLNIDRTPIEEMKMAENEGKFDYNPSASSEATATLPNGNDVAAASVSKHVDSSAVNTNSTQLAPSNVPPTITTPTANVGGVSAAQVKRKSSLEDFESEIEALNLDDNIDTSDVNIDDVELSDD encoded by the exons ATG CCACTAAGGTTGGACATCAAAAGAAGGCTTACGTCGCGGTCGGACCGAGTAAAGTCGGTAGATCTGCACCCGACGGAGCCATGGATGCTGTGCGCCCTGTACAATGGCCACGTACACGTGATGAACTACGAGAACCAACAGCTGGTAAAAGATTTCGAGGTCTGTGATCTACCGGTTCGCTGCGCTCGCTTTGTGGCGCGCAAGAACTGGATCCTCACCGGCTCGGACGACATGCAGGTGCGCGTTTTCAACTACAACACCCTCGAAAAGGTGCATTCGTTCGAGGCGCACACCGATTACGTACGCTGCATCGCGGTGCATCCAACACAGCCGCTCATTCTTACGTGCAGTG ACGACATGTTGGTGAAGCTGTGGAACTGGGAAAAGATGTGGGCAGTACAGCGCGTCTTCGAGGGACACACGCACTACGTCATGCAGGTCGTGTTCAACCCGAAAGACAACAACACATTCGCAAGCGCATCGCTTGACCGTACGGTCAAAGTGTGGCAGCTGGGCTCGAACGTTCCCAACTTTACGCTCGAGGGCCACGAGAAGGGAGTGAACTGTGTGGATTACTATCATGGAGGTGATAAACCGTACCTCATTTCCGGTGCCGACGATCGGTTGGTCAAAATCTGGGACTATCAGAACAAAACGTGTGTCCAAACGCTGGAAGGGCATGCACAAAACGTGTCAGCGGTCTACTTCCATCCGGAGCTCCCGATTCTGCTAACGGGCTCGGAGGATGGTACCATTCGCATTTGGCACTCGGGCACTTACAGACTGGAGACGTCGCTAAATTATGGATTTGAGCGTGTCTGGACAATTGCCTGCATGCGAGGCACCAACAACGTGGCGTTAGG CTACGACGAGGggtccatcatcatcaaggtTGGTCGCGAGGAACCGGCGATGTCGATGGATGTGAATGGAGGAAAAATTGTATGGGCTCGGCACTCCGAAATGCAGCAAGTTAACCTGAAAGCGCTCCCTGAAG GAACGGAAATCAAGGACGGCGAACGCCTGCCGGTAGCGGTTAAAGATATGGGTGCATGTGAAATCTATCCACAAACAATCGCCCACAATCCCAATGGAAG GTTTGTGGTGGTGTGCGGCGACGGAGAATACATAATCTACACGTCCATGGCCCTCCGCAATAAAGCGTTCGGTTCTGCTCAAGAATTTGTGTGGGCCTCGGAAAACAGCGAGTATGCCGTACGCGAATCGAGCGGCACAGTGAAGCTGTTCCGTAACTTCAAGGAACGGAAAAGCTTTACCCCCGACTACGGTGCAGAAG GTATCTTCGGTGGACAATTGCTGGGAGTTAAAACATCATCTGGCTTAACATTCTACGATTGGGAAAATTTGGAACTGATCAGACGAATCGAGGTTCAGCCAAG ACACGTATTTTGGAACGAAGCGGGCACACTGGTGTGTCTTGCCACCGAGGACTCATACTTCATACTGAAGGTTGACATCGGCATGATTCAAAATGCGTTGGCCACCAAGCAACAGTTGGGTGAAGATGGCATCGAGGAAGCTTTCGAT GTTCTTGGCGAAGTAAACGAGCTGGTGCGTACAGGACTTTGGGTTGGCGATTGTTTCATCTACACAAATTCTGTGAACCGCATCAACTACTATGTTGGCGGAGAAATTGTTACCGTTTCCCATCTCGATCGCACGATGTATCTGCTTGGATACGTGCCGAAGGATAACAG GTTGTACCTCGGTGATAAGGAGTTGAATGTGACCAGCTTTGCACTGTTACTGTCGGTGTTAGAATACCAGACAGCTGTTATGCGGCGTGACTTCGAAACGGCGGATCGTGTGTTGCCCACCATCCCGAAGGAGCATCGCACACGTGTGGCCCATTTCCTGGAAATGCAAGGATTCCGCCAGCAAGCTTTACAAGTCTCGATTGATCCAGAGCATCGTTTTGAGCTGGCGCTGAAAATAGGCGATCTCGATACGGCGCTCATGCTTGCTCGCGAATCTGACAGTCCCCAGAAATGGAGCCAGCTCGCCGGCATCGCCACCAGCAAGAACAAGTTCGATCTCGTCAAGGAATGTCTGACGAATGCAAACGATTACGGTGGCCTCCTGCTGCTAGCAACTAGTACGG GCGATGCGGATATGCTGCGGAATCTTGGCGAGAACGGTGTCACGCAGGGCAAATTCAACATCTCTTTCTTGTCCATGTTTCTGCTGGGTGATTTAGAAAAATGTTTGGAAATTCTGATCCAAACAAACCGGATACCGGAAGCAGCATTCTTCGCCCG GACGTACTTGCCAAGCAAAATTTCGCACGTGCTTGATATTTGGCGTACGGAGCTGGCTAAAATCAATGAAAAGGCCGGCCAAAGCTTAGCGGATCCACAGCAATATGAAAATCTGTTTCCGGGCTTCTACGATTCAGTAAAGACGCAGCAATTTCTCCTCCCAGAGCGAAGCACACTGCTGCCCGCGAACGTCGCTACCAAA GTACCACTCAACATTGATCGCACGCCTATTGAGGAAATGAAAATGGCAGAAAATGAAGGAAAGTTTGACTATAATCCAAGCGCATCGAGCGAAGCCACCGCGACACTGCCGAACGGAAACGATGTT GCTGCTGCCTCGGTTTCAAAGCACGTTGATTCATCTGCTGTAAACACCAACTCCACACAACTTGCACCCTCCAACGTACCGCCCACGATAACTACGCCGACGGCCAATGTGGGCGGTGTGTCAGCAGCGCAAGTAAAGCGGAAAAGTTCACTGGAAGACTTTGAGTCTGAAATAGAAGCGCTGAATCTGGACGATAATATCGATACTTCG GATGTAAATATAGATGACGTCGAGCTAAGCGATGATTGA
- the LOC1278428 gene encoding uncharacterized protein LOC1278428 — protein MSQSKGSTEKPKPTEKETGKSNLNLTADELKEEGNRCVKAGKFTEAILHYTHAIKLSPADPILYSNRSLAFCKMQQYYYANADADKAITLNPTWAKGYFRKAEVSMAVGQYDTALLSYGKALQLQPQDMGIIQAARKAATLSNKEREDEKRSPFIGSAIGCVIGLCIVLADMLLTENPTIRYSSLMVFIIMVITSMGFGVAKLVWYYKKLQRKGLLDPPIDILEDFQKQEEHEDTSQTGDQRHERNRYTKAQARQRLKKAKI, from the exons ATG TCACAGTCCAAAGGCAGCACTGAGAAACCGAAGCCAACAGAAAAGGAGACAGGCAAGAGTAACCTTAATCTGACGGCGGATGAACTGAAAGAGGAAGGAAATCGGTGTGTGAAAGCCGGCAAATTCACCGAAGCGATCCTTCATTACACTCATGCCATCAAGCTTAGTCCCGCGGATCCTATACTGTACAGTAATCGATCGTTGGCTTTCTGCAAGATGCAGCAGTACTACTACGCCAATGCAGACGCAGACAAGGCGATCACACTGAACCCTACCTGGGCGAAAGGGTACTTCCGGAAGGCGGAAGTTAGCATGGCTGTGGGCCAGTACGACACAGCGCTGCTCTCGTACGGCAAGGCGCTGCAACTTCAACCACAGGATATGGGAATCATTCAGGCTGCGCGGAAAGCTGCCACGTTAAGCAACAAAGAGCGTGAGGACGAAAAGCGTTCCCCATTCATTGGCAGTGCGATTGGCTGTGTGATCGGCTTATGCATCGTGCTGGCCGATATGTTGCTAACAGAAAATCCGACCATCAGG TATTCTTCGTTAATGGTATTCATCATAATGGTGATCACTAGCATGGGATTCGGAGTGGCAAAATTAGTATGGTACTACAAAAAATTGCAGCGAAAAGGTCTGCTTGATCCGCCAATTGACATATTAGAAG aTTTTCAAAAGCAAGAAGAGCACGAGGATACCTCACAAACGGGCGACCAACGTCACGAAAGGAATCGATACACAAAAGCACAAGCAAGACAGCGTttgaaaaaggcaaaaatatAG
- the LOC1278426 gene encoding coatomer subunit beta' isoform X1, protein MGHMKNKRRNQAKEAALQREERLRRLEEMDLENMPLRLDIKRRLTSRSDRVKSVDLHPTEPWMLCALYNGHVHVMNYENQQLVKDFEVCDLPVRCARFVARKNWILTGSDDMQVRVFNYNTLEKVHSFEAHTDYVRCIAVHPTQPLILTCSDDMLVKLWNWEKMWAVQRVFEGHTHYVMQVVFNPKDNNTFASASLDRTVKVWQLGSNVPNFTLEGHEKGVNCVDYYHGGDKPYLISGADDRLVKIWDYQNKTCVQTLEGHAQNVSAVYFHPELPILLTGSEDGTIRIWHSGTYRLETSLNYGFERVWTIACMRGTNNVALGYDEGSIIIKVGREEPAMSMDVNGGKIVWARHSEMQQVNLKALPEGTEIKDGERLPVAVKDMGACEIYPQTIAHNPNGRFVVVCGDGEYIIYTSMALRNKAFGSAQEFVWASENSEYAVRESSGTVKLFRNFKERKSFTPDYGAEGIFGGQLLGVKTSSGLTFYDWENLELIRRIEVQPRHVFWNEAGTLVCLATEDSYFILKVDIGMIQNALATKQQLGEDGIEEAFDVLGEVNELVRTGLWVGDCFIYTNSVNRINYYVGGEIVTVSHLDRTMYLLGYVPKDNRLYLGDKELNVTSFALLLSVLEYQTAVMRRDFETADRVLPTIPKEHRTRVAHFLEMQGFRQQALQVSIDPEHRFELALKIGDLDTALMLARESDSPQKWSQLAGIATSKNKFDLVKECLTNANDYGGLLLLATSTGDADMLRNLGENGVTQGKFNISFLSMFLLGDLEKCLEILIQTNRIPEAAFFARTYLPSKISHVLDIWRTELAKINEKAGQSLADPQQYENLFPGFYDSVKTQQFLLPERSTLLPANVATKVPLNIDRTPIEEMKMAENEGKFDYNPSASSEATATLPNGNDVAAASVSKHVDSSAVNTNSTQLAPSNVPPTITTPTANVGGVSAAQVKRKSSLEDFESEIEALNLDDNIDTSDVNIDDVELSDD, encoded by the exons ATGGGTCACATGAAAAATAAACGCCGTAATCAGGCAAAAGAGGCCGCTTTGCAAAGGGAGGAACGATTGCGCCGATTGGAAGAAATGGATCTGGAAAATatg CCACTAAGGTTGGACATCAAAAGAAGGCTTACGTCGCGGTCGGACCGAGTAAAGTCGGTAGATCTGCACCCGACGGAGCCATGGATGCTGTGCGCCCTGTACAATGGCCACGTACACGTGATGAACTACGAGAACCAACAGCTGGTAAAAGATTTCGAGGTCTGTGATCTACCGGTTCGCTGCGCTCGCTTTGTGGCGCGCAAGAACTGGATCCTCACCGGCTCGGACGACATGCAGGTGCGCGTTTTCAACTACAACACCCTCGAAAAGGTGCATTCGTTCGAGGCGCACACCGATTACGTACGCTGCATCGCGGTGCATCCAACACAGCCGCTCATTCTTACGTGCAGTG ACGACATGTTGGTGAAGCTGTGGAACTGGGAAAAGATGTGGGCAGTACAGCGCGTCTTCGAGGGACACACGCACTACGTCATGCAGGTCGTGTTCAACCCGAAAGACAACAACACATTCGCAAGCGCATCGCTTGACCGTACGGTCAAAGTGTGGCAGCTGGGCTCGAACGTTCCCAACTTTACGCTCGAGGGCCACGAGAAGGGAGTGAACTGTGTGGATTACTATCATGGAGGTGATAAACCGTACCTCATTTCCGGTGCCGACGATCGGTTGGTCAAAATCTGGGACTATCAGAACAAAACGTGTGTCCAAACGCTGGAAGGGCATGCACAAAACGTGTCAGCGGTCTACTTCCATCCGGAGCTCCCGATTCTGCTAACGGGCTCGGAGGATGGTACCATTCGCATTTGGCACTCGGGCACTTACAGACTGGAGACGTCGCTAAATTATGGATTTGAGCGTGTCTGGACAATTGCCTGCATGCGAGGCACCAACAACGTGGCGTTAGG CTACGACGAGGggtccatcatcatcaaggtTGGTCGCGAGGAACCGGCGATGTCGATGGATGTGAATGGAGGAAAAATTGTATGGGCTCGGCACTCCGAAATGCAGCAAGTTAACCTGAAAGCGCTCCCTGAAG GAACGGAAATCAAGGACGGCGAACGCCTGCCGGTAGCGGTTAAAGATATGGGTGCATGTGAAATCTATCCACAAACAATCGCCCACAATCCCAATGGAAG GTTTGTGGTGGTGTGCGGCGACGGAGAATACATAATCTACACGTCCATGGCCCTCCGCAATAAAGCGTTCGGTTCTGCTCAAGAATTTGTGTGGGCCTCGGAAAACAGCGAGTATGCCGTACGCGAATCGAGCGGCACAGTGAAGCTGTTCCGTAACTTCAAGGAACGGAAAAGCTTTACCCCCGACTACGGTGCAGAAG GTATCTTCGGTGGACAATTGCTGGGAGTTAAAACATCATCTGGCTTAACATTCTACGATTGGGAAAATTTGGAACTGATCAGACGAATCGAGGTTCAGCCAAG ACACGTATTTTGGAACGAAGCGGGCACACTGGTGTGTCTTGCCACCGAGGACTCATACTTCATACTGAAGGTTGACATCGGCATGATTCAAAATGCGTTGGCCACCAAGCAACAGTTGGGTGAAGATGGCATCGAGGAAGCTTTCGAT GTTCTTGGCGAAGTAAACGAGCTGGTGCGTACAGGACTTTGGGTTGGCGATTGTTTCATCTACACAAATTCTGTGAACCGCATCAACTACTATGTTGGCGGAGAAATTGTTACCGTTTCCCATCTCGATCGCACGATGTATCTGCTTGGATACGTGCCGAAGGATAACAG GTTGTACCTCGGTGATAAGGAGTTGAATGTGACCAGCTTTGCACTGTTACTGTCGGTGTTAGAATACCAGACAGCTGTTATGCGGCGTGACTTCGAAACGGCGGATCGTGTGTTGCCCACCATCCCGAAGGAGCATCGCACACGTGTGGCCCATTTCCTGGAAATGCAAGGATTCCGCCAGCAAGCTTTACAAGTCTCGATTGATCCAGAGCATCGTTTTGAGCTGGCGCTGAAAATAGGCGATCTCGATACGGCGCTCATGCTTGCTCGCGAATCTGACAGTCCCCAGAAATGGAGCCAGCTCGCCGGCATCGCCACCAGCAAGAACAAGTTCGATCTCGTCAAGGAATGTCTGACGAATGCAAACGATTACGGTGGCCTCCTGCTGCTAGCAACTAGTACGG GCGATGCGGATATGCTGCGGAATCTTGGCGAGAACGGTGTCACGCAGGGCAAATTCAACATCTCTTTCTTGTCCATGTTTCTGCTGGGTGATTTAGAAAAATGTTTGGAAATTCTGATCCAAACAAACCGGATACCGGAAGCAGCATTCTTCGCCCG GACGTACTTGCCAAGCAAAATTTCGCACGTGCTTGATATTTGGCGTACGGAGCTGGCTAAAATCAATGAAAAGGCCGGCCAAAGCTTAGCGGATCCACAGCAATATGAAAATCTGTTTCCGGGCTTCTACGATTCAGTAAAGACGCAGCAATTTCTCCTCCCAGAGCGAAGCACACTGCTGCCCGCGAACGTCGCTACCAAA GTACCACTCAACATTGATCGCACGCCTATTGAGGAAATGAAAATGGCAGAAAATGAAGGAAAGTTTGACTATAATCCAAGCGCATCGAGCGAAGCCACCGCGACACTGCCGAACGGAAACGATGTT GCTGCTGCCTCGGTTTCAAAGCACGTTGATTCATCTGCTGTAAACACCAACTCCACACAACTTGCACCCTCCAACGTACCGCCCACGATAACTACGCCGACGGCCAATGTGGGCGGTGTGTCAGCAGCGCAAGTAAAGCGGAAAAGTTCACTGGAAGACTTTGAGTCTGAAATAGAAGCGCTGAATCTGGACGATAATATCGATACTTCG GATGTAAATATAGATGACGTCGAGCTAAGCGATGATTGA